The Amblyomma americanum isolate KBUSLIRL-KWMA chromosome 6, ASM5285725v1, whole genome shotgun sequence genome has a window encoding:
- the DCTN6-p27 gene encoding dynactin subunit 6, with product MSTTSVPKPPGGTVKIYTGAVVTAECEIKGDVTIGSRTIVHPAAHIIAEAGPIIIGDNNLIEEQVYIVNRRKEGDPPDSEIVMTIGNNNVFEVGSYSESLVIGNNNVLESKSKLGRYTELTSGCVIGAMCEVSTHEKLRENTVVYGRTCERRIQNEKPATQTLQLDFLTKVLPNYHYFWKPSKGEQVLQQLKKQ from the exons ATGAGCACGACCTCTGTGCCTAAGCCTCCAGGCGG GACAGTGAAGATATACACCGGCGCTGTCGTGACGGCAGAATGCGAAATAAAAGGAGACGTGACAATCG GAAGTCGCACGATTGTTCACCCTGCTGCTCACATTATCGCTGAGGCTGGACCTATTATTATCGGAGACAACAACCTGATTGAAGAGCAAGTCTATATAGTCAACAG GAGAAAGGAGGGGGACCCACCCGACTCTGAAATTGTGATGACAATTGGGAACAACAATGTTTTTGAAGTGGGAAGTT ATTCTGAATCACTTGTAATTGGGAACAATAATGTCCTGGAATCAAAAA GCAAACTGGGAAGATACACAGAGTTGACAAGTGGCTGTGTCATCGGGGCCATGTGTGAAGTCAGCACTCACGAGAAGCTCAGGGAAAATACAGTGGTCTATGGCCGTACCTGTGAGAGGAGAATCCAGAATGAGAAGCCTGCG ACTCAGACACTGCAGCTGGACTTCTTGACCAAGGTCCTTCCGAACTACCACTACTTCTGGAAACCATCCAAAGGGGAGCAAGTTCTTCAGCAGCTGAAGAAGCAGTGA
- the LOC144094543 gene encoding acetylcholinesterase-1-like, which translates to MFESMHTEMACILPFNMPFFFAPFFSALIVSLSCLSFNCEESPVVSTSLGLVLGKQVSFQSHCADAYLGIPFAEPPVGKLRFRRPVTKEPWEGQLRTQEFSKPCFQRRGNVPAVPWQANEAESSEDCLYLNVWTTRNRSSNVPLPVMLWIHGGSYKIGSADLHMYDGTVLASYGQVVVVSTNYRLGAFGFMNANITDVPGNMGLWDQYFALRWVHDNAAAFGGDPSRVTVFGESVGGASAGMLAFSPLCKGLIRRIIMQSGTPRWPLPLENDGGEAAGLRLALDLSRRVGCSSREHNSFIPESVACLLDVPPEEIAEAELQLFADHMFTFLTSFGDDLVPVRPHETIREARGLPVDVMLGTNVREGAILFFFGSGPNGVASDWTSTAAGIDVSFGRKYLAQVFAAFHKEAIDQITEHYLGSMTERSAPEEVFAALVSAGGNFLFNCPALFFADSFSGKHGALLAYKFDHRALSAPWPQEFESTHSDEIQFVFGVPLRQPERYSREDVLISEKMMLAWASFAHTG; encoded by the coding sequence ATGTTTGAAAGCATGCATACAGAAATGGCGTGTATCCTGCCGTTCaacatgcctttttttttcgcaccTTTCTTTTCAGCTTTGATCGTCAGCCTTTCATGCCTTTCGTTTAACTGCGAAGAATCTCCCGTTGTGTCCACTAGCTTGGGACTAGTTCTTGGCAAGCAAGTCAGCTTTCAGTCCCACTGCGCGGACGCGTATCTTGGTATACCTTTCGCCGAGCCACCAGTGGGAAAGCTGCGCTTCAGGAGGCCCGTGACAAAGGAGCCCTGGGAAGGACAGCTTCGCACACAGGAGTTCTCGAAGCCGTGCTTTCAGAGGCGAGGTAATGTGCCCGCGGTCCCCTGGCAGGCCAACGAGGCTGAGAGCAGCGAAGACTGCCTGTACCTTAACGTATGGACAACTCGGAACCGATCGTCGAACGTGCCGTTGCCGGTGATGCTGTGGATACACGGAGGCTCGTACAAGATAGGGTCCGCCGATTTGCACATGTACGACGGCACCGTGCTAGCCAGCTATGGACAGGTCGTCGTCGTCTCCACGAACTACAGGCTTGGCGCCTTCGGTTTCATGAACGCAAACATCACCGACGTGCCGGGGAACATGGGCCTGTGGGATCAGTACTTCGCTCTGCGTTGGGTGCACGACAATGCAGCCGCCTTCGGCGGGGATCCTTCGCGCGTTAcagtgttcggcgagagcgtggGCGGGGCGTCCGCGGGCATGTTGGCCTTCTCGCCACTCTGCAAAGGACTCATCCGGAGGATCATCATGCAGAGCGGGACTCCCCGCTGGCCCCTGCCTTTGGAGAACGACGGCGGAGAAGCGGCCGGCCTGAGACTGGCGTTAGACCTCTCTCGAAGGGTGGGATGCTCGTCTAGAGAACATAACTCTTTCATCCCGGAGTCCGTCGCCTGTCTGCTGGACGTACCACCGGAGGAAATTGCTGAAGCGGAGCTGCAACTCTTCGCTGATCACATGTTCACCTTCCTGACCAGTTTCGGTGACGACTTGGTTCCTGTGCGTCCCCATGAGACCATCCGGGAGGCAAGAGGGCTGCCAGTCGACGTGATGCTGGGAACGAACGTGAGAGAAGGagctattttgtttttcttcggaAGCGGTCCGAATGGGGTTGCCAGCGACTGGACGAGCACTGCTGCGGGCATCGACGTCAGCTTTGGGCGCAAGTATCTCGCTCAGGTCTTTGCTGCCTTCCATAAAGAAGCCATTGACCAAATCACAGAGCACTACCTGGGAAGCATGACGGAGAGGTCTGCGCCAGAAGAGGTTTTCGCTGCGCTGGTGTCAGCAGGAGGAAACTTTTTGTTCAATTGCCCGGCACTATTTTTTGCCGACTCCTTTTCGGGCAAACACGGAGCTCTGCTGGCATACAAGTTTGACCACCGTGCCTTGTCCGCCCCTTGGCCGCAGGAATTCGAGTCAACCCACTCCGACGAGATTCAGTTCGTGTTTGGTGTCCCGCTGCGCCAACCGGAGAGATACTCGAGGGAAGACGTGCTCATCAGCGAGAAAATGATGTTGGCTTGGGCTAGTTTTGCGCACACGGGGTAA
- the asun gene encoding integrator complex subunit 13 asun: MTFPVSHKTVFVLDHSPYFLTSCQQHIEFDIFTKTRQPGIIPLAPISKSLWTCSVEAAFEYCRVVWDVFPTNKLIRFIVSGTSGRHLNSWMQEDQSMTYIMAVMAQVGAPSESGAAKDYNILTGLTAAIEALCECSEVQHECRTSLTETAGKIVNRGRIVCITSMKTDAEIRTLEERFYNLLTEHNKLASGSDCLMPVHKCELVVILTCPVSKELEITGVAKREVGSILSSEVHRCRSGRHLAVKLGYLVQVHYNLASTTVTGIPMKEEQNANSSANYDVELLHPAAAHTELFKTGFSNTEGVHVSTVKEGQTYETVTLKWCTPRSNSVELQYCTGAYRITPVDINSRPSSCLTNFLLSGRAVMLEMPRKSGSKVMSHMLASHGGEIYIHTLGTGRSTLEDPPSISEGCGGRVTDYRINDFGEFMKDNKLVPFNVGPNDRHEVPIERALKRLQRLTQYWPMVISHTTIFNMASQLDPLLTLITKETLTPEEIIECKKVIYLLVSMESKGTSLPVPTIGMRGKGPKREEQYRTMWNELENYIRMHCVTAEHNVILDCLLECRKPVDSDASGNNSKGGVVGIKKPPEKGLSVKDEKVEGKWSEVDLSWREGKLGDTEKVDEGACKPPLTKKARTSSLNGDMLGSVSLLQLWRNKVSTENARRHVEFAGRLNGDGKVAKLYPNLNLDGNDNENEAKPNPSARS, encoded by the coding sequence ATGACGTTTCCAGTCAGTCACAAGACAGTGTTTGTGCTCGATCACAGCCCGTACTTCTTAACATCTTGCCAGCAGCACATTGAGTTCGACATTTTCACGAAGACGCGGCAGCCCGGCATCATCCCATTGGCTCCCATCTCGAAGTCGCTTTGGACATGCAGTGTCGAAGCAGCGTTTGAGTACTGTCGCGTCGTGTGGGACGTCTTTCCAACAAACAAACTCATTAGATTCATCGTTAGCGGCACTTCTGGCCGCCATCTGAACTCATGGATGCAGGAAGACCAGAGCATGACATATATTATGGCTGTTATGGCTCAGGTAGGTGCGCCTTCAGAAAGCGGGGCTGCCAAAGACTACAACATTCTCACTGGACTCACTGCTGCTATAGAAGCCCTCTGCGAGTGCAGTGAAGTACAACACGAGTGCCGCACGTCTCTCACAGAGACGGCCGGGAAGATTGTCAACAGAGGCCGCATCGTCTGCATCACTTCGATGAAAACGGACGCCGAGATACGCACCTTAGAGGAGCGGTTTTACAACTTGCTCACAGAGCATAATAAGCTTGCATCTGGATCCGACTGTCTTATGCCCGTGCACAAATGCGAGCTGGTCGTGATTCTCACCTGTCCTGTCAGCAAGGAATTGGAAATTACGGGAGTTGCAAAGCGTGAGGTAGGATCCATTCTTAGCAGCGAAGTGCACAGATGCCGGTCTGGGCGGCACTTAGCTGTAAAGTTGGGCTACCTGGTCCAGGTGCACTACAACCTTGCCTCTACAACTGTCACTGGCATCCCCATGAAGGAGGAACAGAATGCCAACTCCTCTGCAAATTACGACGTCGAGCTTCTCCATCCTGCTGCTGCACACACGGAGCTCTTTAAGACTGGTTTCAGCAACACGGAGGGTGTGCACGTGAGCACCGTGAAGGAAGGGCAGACATACGAGACAGTCACGCTAAAATGGTGCACACCCCGCTCGAACAGTGTGGAACTGCAGTACTGCACAGGAGCTTACAGAATCACCCCTGTTGACATCAACAGCAGGCCTTCATCTTGCCTCACAAACTTTCTCCTCAGTGGCCGAGCGGTGATGCTCGAAATGCCGAGAAAGTCAGGTTCCAAAGTGATGTCTCATATGCTTGCCAGTCACGGTGGTGAGATCTACATTCACACGTTGGGCACGGGGCGGTCTACACTGGAAGACCCACCTTCCATCAGTGAGGGTTGCGGTGGACGAGTGACCGACTATAGAATAAATGACTTTGGTGAATTCATGAAAGACAACAAGCTTGTCCCTTTCAATGTCGGCCCAAATGACCGCCATGAGGTACCTATCGAGCGTGCCCTGAAGCGACTGCAAAGGCTCACCCAGTATTGGCCGATGGTCATTAGTCACACAACAATATTCAACATGGCCTCACAACTGGATCCTCTTCTCACGTTAATCACCAAGGAGACCTTGACACCAGAAGAGATAATTGAGTGCAAGAAGGTCATatacctgctagttagcatggaGAGCAAAGGGACATCACTGCCAGTGCCTACCATCGGGATGCGAGGGAAAGGACCGAAGCGTGAGGAACAGTATCGAACTATGTGGAATGAGCTGGAGAACTACATCCGGATGCATTGTGTGACAGCTGAACACAATGTCATTTTGGACTGCCTCCTGGAGTGCAGGAAACCAGTTGATAGTGATGCTAGCGGAAATAACTCCAAAGGTGGTGTTGTGGGCATCAAAAAGCCGCCAGAAAAAGGGTTGTCTGTAAAGGATGAAAAGGTTGAAGGGAAGTGGTCAGAAGTTGATTTGAGCTGGCGGGAAGGAAAGTTAGGAGACACAGAGAAAGTGGATGAAGGAGCTTGCAAACCTCCTTTGACAAAGAAAGCACGGACTAGCAGCCTTAATGGAGACATGCTAGGCTCAGTGTCTCTTTTGCAACTCTGGAGAAACAAGGTTAGCACAGAGAACGCTAGGAGGCACGTGGAGTTTGCTGGCCGATTGAACGGAGATGGTAAAGTAGCAAAGTTGTATCCGAACCTAAACCTTGATGGCAATGATAATGAAAATGAGGCCAAACCAAACCCTTCAGCAAGGTCTTGA